From the genome of Gorilla gorilla gorilla isolate KB3781 chromosome 4, NHGRI_mGorGor1-v2.1_pri, whole genome shotgun sequence:
GCAGGAACAACGCAGCCACTGGCGTAGTGTCCCACAGTTGAGCGTTCCCTCCCTGAGACTGCCCTGGGGTGCCATCTTGCGCCCTTGCTCTGCTCACAGATCAGTCGCATCGAATACATTCATTCAAAGAACTTCATCCACCGGGATGTGAAGCCAGACAACTTCCTCATGGGCCTGGGGAAGAAGGGCAACCTGGTGTACATCATCGACTTCGGGCTGGCCAAGAAGTACCGGGACGCACGCACCCACCAGCACATCCCCTATCGTGAGAACAAGAACCTCACGGGGACGGCGCGGTACGCCTCCATCAACACGCACCTTGGAATTGGTGAGCCCCTGGGCGTGGGGTCACTGACCTGGGGTGCCTTTGGGCGCGTCCATGCCTCAGCCCAGGGAGAGGCCAGCCTCTCGGGGAGCTGGGGCTGCAAGCATGTCATCAGACCTTGGCGGCAGACAGGCTGGCTCGTGATTGCCAGGTGTATGGGGGCAGGCGGATGCTGGGACATTTCTGAGTCACCTGTGATGTGTTTGGGAATTTCCTTAGTATGCATGAGGGGCAGCTCTGGGTGAGAGTGATCTGGGCATGTGTGTCTGAGGTTCGTCTCCACTGGAAGTGCCAGCTGGAGTGATCCGGGCATGTGTGTCTGAGGCTAGTCTCCACTGGAAGGGCCAGCCGGGTCTTTTGCTTTGACATGAGCACGCAAGTGCCGTTATTCAtgcctttcccttttcttttcagaaCAATCCCGAAGAGATGACTTGGAGTCTCTGGGCTACGTGCTAATGTACTTCAACCTGGGCTCTCTCCCCTGGCAGGGGCTGAAGGCTGCCACCAAGAGACAGAAATATGAAAGGATTAGCGAGAAGAAAATGTCCACTCCCATCGAAGTGTTGTGTAAAGGCTACCCTTGTAAGTCTCTGGAGGCCTCTTCTCAGTGGAGCTGCTCACAGGGGTTGCATATGTGTCGGGCCCGCCTCGGGTGTGCCGAAACGGCTCAGTCTGGGTTTTGTCAGAAGAGTTGCTCGCCTTCCAAAGGGGTGGTGGCAGGAAAGCAGGGTGCTTTTGTGTATGGAGGTAACAGCCTGCCCTCCTGTTCATCTTGACTTACTTGCCAAGTGCCCATCAGCGTGGGGAGTACTTGGAGGCCCTGGAGAGATGGCAGGCAAGGCAGGCCCGAGCCTCAGGGCCCCAAGTGGCTGGAAAGGGATGGACGGGCAGTGGTGGGGCCTCTCTCTGCAGCGGCTGCCCTCTCTGGCCCCCTCCAGGAGCTCGGGAGATTTCCTTTGCATTTGTAGGATTGCCCCAGGATACACACCTCAAATGAAACTAAATTGTGctttatgacttcttttttttttttttttaagacagtctcactctgtcgccaaggctagagtgcagtggcgtgatctcagctcactgcaagctccgcctcccgggttcataccattctcctgcgtcagcctccccagtagctgggactacaggcgcctgccaccacgctctagaattttttttttttttttttagtagagatggggtttcactgtgttagccaggatggtcttgatctcctgacctcgtgatccgccctcctcagcctcctagagtgctgggatgacaggcgtgagccgccgcgcccggctgTGACTTGAATACTTTTCGATGCTTTCTCAAGGCTTCGAGTCTTAGAAATCTGACAGGTGTTTTGCATCTGTCCTTCTCCCCTTGAGCGTGCAGCAGCAGGAGGTAGACAGCGACGTTGGCAGAGACACCTTGAGTCGCAGTTGGGTTTCGTGAGTTAGCTTTGAGTTTCTTGTTTTGTAGCCGAATTTGCCACATACCTGAATTTCTGCCGTTCCTTGCGTTTTGACGACAAGCCTGACTACTCATACCTGCGGCAGCTTTTCCGGAATCTGTTCCATCGCCAGGGCTTCTCCTATGACTACGTGTTCGACTGGAACATGCTCAAATTTGTAAGTCGCACTGCCAGCACGTTCGCTGAGTGTGGTATGCAGGGGATGGCTTGTCAGAGGCCGGTGGCCGTCTTGTTGAGGGGCTGTACCATATAGGGAGTGTCTCTGGTTGTGAAGGGCAAGTGTGTAGTGGGCAGGACCTGGACTGAGTGGGTGTCTGCCTGCCAGAAAGGGGTGCCAAGAAGTAAGACGCCATTAGGGAATGCAGAGGGGTCCATGGAATTCCTGGGTGTGGACAGCAGgaggccccctccctccctgtcacCAAGCGGAGCTAGGGCCCAGAGCATGCCCTGGGGGcagagggtgggggctgggggtgcacATTCCCATTCACTGTGCCACATGGTCGTGGTGTCCACGAGATGAGTGGGGTTGGGCCTGGTGGGGTGCTACCCGTCTAGCCTGACTGACCCTGTCATGAGCTGGTTTTCCCTGTGGCTTTCTTGATGCGGTGTGAGCGTGCCGTGGAGCCTCTAAAACAGGCAGCCCAGCCCTGGGTCCATGTCTGAGCTGAATTACTTTTCAGACACCGCTGTCAGAATTGAAGCTCCTGTGGAACTGTTGTGTTCCTTCATTAAAAACTTACTGTTTTGTTGTCAGTTTTAAATAGAATTTGGAGCTTTTCCAGGCAGCAGTCTGATGGAGGAGCAGAACTGCCTCTTGGGAGGGTACAAAAACGGCGGCCTTGTCCAGTAGTCGTGCAGGGGCCAGGGAGGGGCGGGGTCTCCAGATGCTGGGAGGGGTGCACTCTGTTCATCTTGACTTACTTGCCAAGTGCCCATCAGCGTGGGGAGTACTTGGAGGCCCCGGAGAGATGGCAGGCGAGGCAGGCCCGAGCCTCAGGGCCCCAGGTGCCGGGACGGGTGCACTCGGCAGGGCAGATCAGTCCCTCTGCCGGGGCTGTGCTGCCTCGGGAGGAATCAGAGCGACCCTCCTGCGGCATTAGAGTCACCCGGCCCTCAGAGCGGGCTAGGCCAGCGTTTTCCGTAAATGGCAGCATGAGGAGTCTGGGCGGTGCTGGCCGCACGGTGCTGCAGCCGCAGGCGTGTCGGTCTGTGTGTTGCCTGGTGAACGTGGCTGTGTCCAATGAGCTGTACTTGCAGGAAGAAGTGGCACCTGGGTTTGGCCCCGGGGCTTGTAGTTTGCAGGCCGCTGCCACACAGCATTGGCAGTTAGAATCTGCTCTTTCATAGGTTGCTGTCTCGGCTTAAATTCTGACCTCCCCACCCCCGTGCATCTGGATAGTGCAGCACAGACCCGGCTGCTGGCTGCTGgccgcgccaccacacctgcacAGGCTGTTGGAGGCCGCAGGGTCTGGACCCTGAGTGTACTCCTCGTCCGACCAAACGCTCTCATCCCCACCCCGCTTTCCTCCCCAGCTGTCACCATTTGGGGCCTGTCTTTGGCCTCCGATGGTTCctgtccctctcctctccctgcacGTGTCAGTGAGCATGTTCACAGAGGAGCAGGGGGCTAGCTGCTGCCCATTTGGAAGTTTAAGGAAGTTCTGAGCCCACAGGGAGATGCCATGGCGAGTGGGGTTTTTTCGATTGTTGGGGGAGCTGAGAGGCCTGGCTCTGACCCCTTGTGGGTATGATGCTGGCATCCCATGGGGAGAAACGTGCAGCGTGTGGGGGGCTTTGCAGGCAGTCTCGTCCCAGTGCCCTTTGGTAGGTATTTTCTCACGTGGCCGGGGCAGCCTAGGACCTAGGGTTGCTTTCTGCCAAAGCTGGTTCCATTCCGGCCTCACCTCCTGCCTCCTCAGGGTGCCAGCCGGGCCGCCGATGACGCTGAGCGGGAGCGCAGGGACCGAGAGGAGCGGCTGAGACACTCGCGGAACCCGGCTACCCGCGGCCTCCCTTCCACAGCCTCCGGCCGCCTGCGGGGGACGCAGGAAGTGGCTCCCCCAACACCCCTCACCCCTACCTCACACACGGGTGAGTGCCCCCCTCCCAGCGCTCTGGGGCTGACTCTGGGGTGACTTCTTGTGTCTTGGGGTTGGTGGGGACAACAGGGTACTTGGTGGTGGACGCTGTAAGTGCCCTGTGTCAGGCGATGCTCGCTCCTGAGGGTGGATGAGCCAGGCTGCCCAGGCGCCTTTAGACACGCGGGCACCTGCTGGTGTGCGTGATTCCTCCCGCATCTTACGTTCCTCCCCTGTGAGCCCCTTGAGCTCGCTCCCATGTCCCTTTGTGTCCCTCCGGCCGGATCTGAGTGTTGGTGGCCATCGGCCGCAGCCAGGTCCTGACTCCAGGCAGCCCAGGGTCCTCTCCGGCCACAGCCTCTCATAGAAAGCCCCGAGTGAGAGGCAGCAGACGGGGGCGGCCCACTCCGTTTCTCTCCCTGTCCTCAGCTAACACCTCCCCCCGGCCCGTCTCCGGCATGGAGAGAGAGCGGAAAGTGAGTATGCGGTTGCACCGCGGGGCCCCCGTCAACATCTCCTCGTCCGACCTCACAGGCCGACAAGATACCTCTCGCATGTCCACCTCACAGGTAGGTGCAGAGCTCCCGGGCGGGCGCTGGGCCTCAGGCTACCCCGTCCAAGTCAAGAGCGGGCTGTGGTTTCTCCAGGGCTGctgctttccttttttccccccatttttgagagtttttagtctCGCCAGGGTGTGGCGTCTTGGTTGCAGATGAGGCTTCTCGGGAGGGCCTGGGAGACATGCTGGGCCGTCATGGGGCTTGTCTTCTGGTTGCGGGTGGCCAGTCTCAGGTCTCAGGTCCCCGAGGCCAGCAAACCGTGGGGGCTTTCTCCTGCTGTTTGAGTGCCCCGCTGCCCGCAGCCGTCCCCAGGCAGCTGACACCACTCGCCTGCTTGCGCCCCATTGTGGGTGCCCCCGGCCCAAGGGAACCTTCCTCATTCTTCCTCATTCTTGCCACTGGCCAGGGATGGAGGCCCGTAGGGACCTCCACGGGCTTCTTGTGAGACCCTCCCTGGTGGCATGCCCTGCCACGAGGCTTCCCTTCTTTTGACGGCCTCGCCTGTCTTCCCTTGGACGAGAAGTACCCTGTTGCACAGCCCAGGCCTGGCCACGGCCGCCGCCTCTTCAGCATCCTGCAGCGGCCTCTCCTCTCCTCGCTCTGGCTTCTGTTGTCTTTTGC
Proteins encoded in this window:
- the CSNK1D gene encoding casein kinase I isoform X8 — translated: MGIPTIRWCGAEGDYNVMVMELLGPSLEDLFNFCSRKFSLKTVLLLADQMISRIEYIHSKNFIHRDVKPDNFLMGLGKKGNLVYIIDFGLAKKYRDARTHQHIPYRENKNLTGTARYASINTHLGIEQSRRDDLESLGYVLMYFNLGSLPWQGLKAATKRQKYERISEKKMSTPIEVLCKGYPSEFATYLNFCRSLRFDDKPDYSYLRQLFRNLFHRQGFSYDYVFDWNMLKFGASRAADDAERERRDREERLRHSRNPATRGLPSTASGRLRGTQEVAPPTPLTPTSHTANTSPRPVSGMERERKVSMRLHRGAPVNISSSDLTGRQDTSRMSTSQVGAELPGGRWASGYPVQVKSGLWFLQGCCFPFFPPFLRVFSLARVWRLGCR
- the CSNK1D gene encoding casein kinase I isoform X4, whose product is MELRVGNRYRLGRKIGSGSFGDIYLVGIPTIRWCGAEGDYNVMVMELLGPSLEDLFNFCSRKFSLKTVLLLADQMISRIEYIHSKNFIHRDVKPDNFLMGLGKKGNLVYIIDFGLAKKYRDARTHQHIPYRENKNLTGTARYASINTHLGIEQSRRDDLESLGYVLMYFNLGSLPWQGLKAATKRQKYERISEKKMSTPIEVLCKGYPSEFATYLNFCRSLRFDDKPDYSYLRQLFRNLFHRQGFSYDYVFDWNMLKFGASRAADDAERERRDREERLRHSRNPATRGLPSTASGRLRGTQEVAPPTPLTPTSHTANTSPRPVSGMERERKVSMRLHRGAPVNISSSDLTGRQDTSRMSTSQVGAELPGGRWASGYPVQVKSGLWFLQGCCFPFFPPFLRVFSLARVWRLGCR
- the CSNK1D gene encoding casein kinase I isoform X2 is translated as MELRVGNRYRLGRKIGSGSFGDIYLGTDIAAGEEVAIKLECVKTKHPQLHIESKIYKMMQGGVGIPTIRWCGAEGDYNVMVMELLGPSLEDLFNFCSRKFSLKTVLLLADQMISRIEYIHSKNFIHRDVKPDNFLMGLGKKGNLVYIIDFGLAKKYRDARTHQHIPYRENKNLTGTARYASINTHLGIEQSRRDDLESLGYVLMYFNLGSLPWQGLKAATKRQKYERISEKKMSTPIEVLCKGYPSEFATYLNFCRSLRFDDKPDYSYLRQLFRNLFHRQGFSYDYVFDWNMLKFGASRAADDAERERRDREERLRHSRNPATRGLPSTASGRLRGTQEVAPPTPLTPTSHTANTSPRPVSGMERERKVSMRLHRGAPVNISSSDLTGRQDTSRMSTSQRSRDMASLRLHAARQGTRCRPQRPRRTY
- the CSNK1D gene encoding casein kinase I isoform X5, translated to MELRVGNRYRLGRKIGSGSFGDIYLGTDIAAGEEVAIKLECVKTKHPQLHIESKIYKMMQGGVGIPTIRWCGAEGDYNVMVMELLGPSLEDLFNFCSRKFSLKTVLLLADQMISRIEYIHSKNFIHRDVKPDNFLMGLGKKGNLVYIIDFGLAKKYRDARTHQHIPYRENKNLTGTARYASINTHLGIEQSRRDDLESLGYVLMYFNLGSLPWQGLKAATKRQKYERISEKKMSTPIEVLCKGYPSEFATYLNFCRSLRFDDKPDYSYLRQLFRNLFHRQGFSYDYVFDWNMLKFGASRAADDAERERRDREERLRHSRNPATRGLPSTASGRLRGTQEVAPPTPLTPTSHTANTSPRPVSGMERERKVSMRLHRGAPVNISSSDLTGRQDTSRMSTSQNSIPFEHHGK
- the CSNK1D gene encoding casein kinase I isoform X1 codes for the protein MELRVGNRYRLGRKIGSGSFGDIYLGTDIAAGEEVAIKLECVKTKHPQLHIESKIYKMMQGGVGIPTIRWCGAEGDYNVMVMELLGPSLEDLFNFCSRKFSLKTVLLLADQMISRIEYIHSKNFIHRDVKPDNFLMGLGKKGNLVYIIDFGLAKKYRDARTHQHIPYRENKNLTGTARYASINTHLGIEQSRRDDLESLGYVLMYFNLGSLPWQGLKAATKRQKYERISEKKMSTPIEVLCKGYPSEFATYLNFCRSLRFDDKPDYSYLRQLFRNLFHRQGFSYDYVFDWNMLKFGASRAADDAERERRDREERLRHSRNPATRGLPSTASGRLRGTQEVAPPTPLTPTSHTANTSPRPVSGMERERKVSMRLHRGAPVNISSSDLTGRQDTSRMSTSQVGAELPGGRWASGYPVQVKSGLWFLQGCCFPFFPPFLRVFSLARVWRLGCR
- the CSNK1D gene encoding casein kinase I isoform X10, yielding MGIPTIRWCGAEGDYNVMVMELLGPSLEDLFNFCSRKFSLKTVLLLADQMISRIEYIHSKNFIHRDVKPDNFLMGLGKKGNLVYIIDFGLAKKYRDARTHQHIPYRENKNLTGTARYASINTHLGIEQSRRDDLESLGYVLMYFNLGSLPWQGLKAATKRQKYERISEKKMSTPIEVLCKGYPSEFATYLNFCRSLRFDDKPDYSYLRQLFRNLFHRQGFSYDYVFDWNMLKFGASRAADDAERERRDREERLRHSRNPATRGLPSTASGRLRGTQEVAPPTPLTPTSHTANTSPRPVSGMERERKVSMRLHRGAPVNISSSDLTGRQDTSRMSTSQIPGRVASSGLQSVVHR
- the CSNK1D gene encoding casein kinase I isoform X7, which gives rise to MMQGGVGIPTIRWCGAEGDYNVMVMELLGPSLEDLFNFCSRKFSLKTVLLLADQMISRIEYIHSKNFIHRDVKPDNFLMGLGKKGNLVYIIDFGLAKKYRDARTHQHIPYRENKNLTGTARYASINTHLGIEQSRRDDLESLGYVLMYFNLGSLPWQGLKAATKRQKYERISEKKMSTPIEVLCKGYPSEFATYLNFCRSLRFDDKPDYSYLRQLFRNLFHRQGFSYDYVFDWNMLKFGASRAADDAERERRDREERLRHSRNPATRGLPSTASGRLRGTQEVAPPTPLTPTSHTANTSPRPVSGMERERKVSMRLHRGAPVNISSSDLTGRQDTSRMSTSQVGAELPGGRWASGYPVQVKSGLWFLQGCCFPFFPPFLRVFSLARVWRLGCR
- the CSNK1D gene encoding casein kinase I isoform X6; its protein translation is MELRVGNRYRLGRKIGSGSFGDIYLGTDIAAGEEVAIKLECVKTKHPQLHIESKIYKMMQGGVGIPTIRWCGAEGDYNVMVMELLGPSLEDLFNFCSRKFSLKTVLLLADQMISRIEYIHSKNFIHRDVKPDNFLMGLGKKGNLVYIIDFGLAKKYRDARTHQHIPYRENKNLTGTARYASINTHLGIEQSRRDDLESLGYVLMYFNLGSLPWQGLKAATKRQKYERISEKKMSTPIEVLCKGYPSEFATYLNFCRSLRFDDKPDYSYLRQLFRNLFHRQGFSYDYVFDWNMLKFGASRAADDAERERRDREERLRHSRNPATRGLPSTASGRLRGTQEVAPPTPLTPTSHTANTSPRPVSGMERERKVSMRLHRGAPVNISSSDLTGRQDTSRMSTSQD
- the CSNK1D gene encoding casein kinase I isoform X3, which translates into the protein MELRVGNRYRLGRKIGSGSFGDIYLGTDIAAGEEVAIKLECVKTKHPQLHIESKIYKMMQGGVGIPTIRWCGAEGDYNVMVMELLGPSLEDLFNFCSRKFSLKTVLLLADQMISRIEYIHSKNFIHRDVKPDNFLMGLGKKGNLVYIIDFGLAKKYRDARTHQHIPYRENKNLTGTARYASINTHLGIEQSRRDDLESLGYVLMYFNLGSLPWQGLKAATKRQKYERISEKKMSTPIEVLCKGYPSEFATYLNFCRSLRFDDKPDYSYLRQLFRNLFHRQGFSYDYVFDWNMLKFGASRAADDAERERRDREERLRHSRNPATRGLPSTASGRLRGTQEVAPPTPLTPTSHTANTSPRPVSGMERERKVSMRLHRGAPVNISSSDLTGRQDTSRMSTSQIPGRVASSGLQSVVHR
- the CSNK1D gene encoding casein kinase I isoform X9, translated to MELRVGNRYRLGRKIGSGSFGDIYLVGIPTIRWCGAEGDYNVMVMELLGPSLEDLFNFCSRKFSLKTVLLLADQMISRIEYIHSKNFIHRDVKPDNFLMGLGKKGNLVYIIDFGLAKKYRDARTHQHIPYRENKNLTGTARYASINTHLGIEQSRRDDLESLGYVLMYFNLGSLPWQGLKAATKRQKYERISEKKMSTPIEVLCKGYPSEFATYLNFCRSLRFDDKPDYSYLRQLFRNLFHRQGFSYDYVFDWNMLKFGASRAADDAERERRDREERLRHSRNPATRGLPSTASGRLRGTQEVAPPTPLTPTSHTANTSPRPVSGMERERKVSMRLHRGAPVNISSSDLTGRQDTSRMSTSQIPGRVASSGLQSVVHR